The Apium graveolens cultivar Ventura chromosome 10, ASM990537v1, whole genome shotgun sequence nucleotide sequence AAATTATTTGATATGACATGTATTTGGTAAGATAACGGCTCTATAGTAATGTAACGattctaaattttaaatattatagcTGACTTTAATGATTAAATTTTAAGATTGTTATTTTGAGTGTACCGTGTAACTGACTTTAATAACTTATCTAATACCGTTTTCAGACCAATGACCAATTTGATACATCAAGTTCACCACCACGATAGTCAACCACTTTAAGTACATCCAGGAAGAAAATGGCTGAAGTAAGCTTTAATACTAATCACCCAATTTGCAAGTATAAGTAAAACCTCCTTAAAATAATATGTTTGGAATCATAAAAAAAAAGTTATCGCTATGAAAAGTTTGTCACATTAGAGGGCTAATTTTGATACTCATTATTATGCGGGATCAAAATTTTCTACCCCTATACAGAGGTTATCACTCTAGCAAATATTAATTTTAAGGAGTTCTAACTATGTATTTTACCTATTATAGTATAGTTTCTAATATAAATTTTGTTATATTTGATTTTAATGGTAAAATGTTGTTTGAATAATTAACAGAAAATGCTTCATCTTCTCTGTTCTAGTCGCAGTCGGTAAGATTTGGTATCAGCAAGATATTAGATTCAAATTTAGCCAAAAAAAGATATTAGATTCAAGACTCAGTGGAGAGAATAAGTTTAAACATGTTCATGACAGAGTTGAATAATGTCAACTGATATACCTGCTGGTCCGTACTTATATTCCTGCAACACTTCCCACAAAAGAGTAAAACCAGTAATTGACAGCTCCCAAAGGGCCTCAGCAATCCTATAAAACGGGAATCGGTTTATAAACTTGGTACATAATAAGAAAACAtcaaagatattaattaaatcaTCTCTCAACGACATTCAGCCATCTCTAAAAGCAAATAAGCCTTCAGATGAcgaaaaaccctaaaaacgttaCACAGTTAAAAGGTTGCAACAGAAAATACTAGACTTGCTACATAGACAGGAGACTCCGATACATCTGaaaaacaaattctaaaatttatAGGTTACAATTGCAGCTGGGGAACAGAATCCACTTAGGATGACCTGATCTCATAAGCAGATCCAGCTGAATAAAACTCTTAACAGAATTTCCAGCGGTTATCGCAGTTCACACATGTCACATATGTTGTCATAGGTTCATCAGCACTGCGAGTCTGCATCTGGTAATAAGTACACTCATTTTTCTTACACCGGCCACACTTAAATTGATCAGTACTGGCCTGTCGCTGTCCTCCTCGTTCACAGTCAAACAAGGCTTTGtcttttatttctttattctGACGCTGCCTCTCATCACTTGCCATTTCTTCGGGAGTCAGAAGCAGAACTTGGTCAGGCTTGACGTGCCCAAGAAGAATTTTCCTCCGAAAATCAGGGTTTTGGGAATCCTTGATATTAAACATTATTGATCTATACTTGAACTTCTGTGCCCCATTGGATTTTCCCCACTTCTCGAACATAGCTGACTCCAAGGAAACAGCAACTCTATATGGGTCAGAAGCATCTGCTTCTTCTCTTAGCTCTTCACCAACCTCGCCAGAAACTTTAAGTAAAGCCTCTGATAAAAGCTCTCGAACTTTGTCACGCAAGGGATCCTTGCATAGAATAACAGAAGACATCTTAGGAGGAGAAACAGTTGTTGCTATTGGTTTCACTGTTGCTCTGGGTTTTCTCGCATCAGAAGTCACTTCTTTGCTTATTTCTTTCTCAACCTTCAAGGAATTCCCGGAATAACTCTTTTCGGTCTTGACAGTATCAAAATTTTCAACCTTTTTTGCAGTTGATAGAGTTTCGGACTTCGAAATTGTCTCGGACACAAGTGAGCTGCTGGAGGTAGTTTTCTCAAGCTTCGCATTAACAGATTTGGTGACCTTCTCAACCTTCACTGAGTTCACCCTTGGTAACTTCTTAGCACCAGAAGTATGGACACTCTCTTCTTTAACAGAATCTTTGCTAACCGAAATTCCATTCTTTTTACTCTTCGTCGTTTCCTCGACAATTATGTTCTTCCATACACCAATTAAGTTGGAAGCCAAAGCCTGAATCTTCTTCCTAGGATGTTTCGTTAAATGTCGAAGTTGTTTACCGACCTGAAATAAAAACGTTATGTCAATATTGATAAATAAAATATTGGTTTCAATAGTGTAATATTGCACCCTGAAAGACAAGTACACAACCCCTCAGAGAGCACAACTTGTAAGTAAAGGTGTCTCATGTATGCAGCAGTCCAAAGCAGTGTTGTACAGGTAAAATCTACTATCAAAGCATATACCATTATGCAGATATGGATACAAGAATATAAGGTGCAACCAGATGCGAGGAAACATAAGGTGCGGTAAGATGTGCTATAATCTTCTATTCGTTTACAAGTATAAGGTGCGGCGAGATGTGATGTATGCAAAGAAGAGCATGCATAGAATCTGACATTCATCACAAAAAGTATCAGGTTGCATTCTTCAAAAGCAAGCACAAGGTCAAAAAAATTTAAGTATTAAGCAGTAACTTCCACGTTTTAAAGAATGTATTAAAATAATATGGTTCCCCTGATTACAATCAAGTATAACTACCGGGGTTATTAAATGCACTATGCGCCCTGAAGTGCAAGGCTTCCTGGAGCATAGGCGCAACGCGCTATGCGTAATGCACGGATTCATCGAAGACGAGTAAATATACATTTATACATGGTACGTGATGTAAAACATGATATATTTATGAATAATAAGACACTTAAAAGCAAAACTAAATGGTAATAAATGATAGGGCAATCAAATTCATCATATTTCAAAGTCTAGACTGAAGTCAAAGTAACAAATAAGAACAAGAACTAGAGTTACCCGCAACTTAAGTCATGATCTGGTACAAATGTGCAATCACAAATCATATACACCAGTATGCTTAGGCAATGATAATGATATGGTTCGTGTATCAGACAAGAATGTGCTTAGGCCATCATACTGATGTACAGATTAAGTAATAACATAAACAAATCAGTGATAATACAAGGACTGATATTAAGTAAGAACGTAAACAAATCAGTGATAATACAAGGAATAAAATCAGTATATATAAGTAGACAAATCAGTAATTCATGTATTATAAGGAATATAAACTTGATTACAAGAAGAAAGGTAAatgtatattttattatttatatactagaatcatgtatgtatgtgtatatatatgtatcatCAGTATATGTGTGTAAATAAAATCAGAACACAGAAGGAAAAAATATAAGATGAGAAAAATATCAACTGATAACAAGCGTGCTTTTCTGCGCTTAAGCCCTCAACGCGCACAAAAACAATCGCTACAGTGAAGTCGCATTGCATTTCCAACGTGAAGTGCTTTGGGCGGTGCACATCGCTTCTCGCATATGCGATCTTTTAATAACACTGACAGATGTAATCAAACATATTATGTCATCATACATAGCCTTAAATTTGACAATCCAACGGCCCTTTCACAATCAAGAAAAGGTGGAAGAACCAAATTAAGATGAAAAAACCCCAAATCTGTGAATCAATCTAAAACTTCAATACAAAATTAACCTTCCAAAACAACAATATATAAATGTATCATCTCGAACGAGTCCAACCTACACATAAGATACATCTTATCAACTATATTATCTCCTACTTCATCACAGTCTCTCCTGAAATAAACTGAAAATTCAACTCGATTAAATGTAGAGAACCCTCCCCCCACAAAACAAAACGAAAATTAAGAGTGCATATACGTTCTGGTTAACTGATATTATGATTAACCTAATAACCTACACGCATTCACAGCTCATCCCCACGAATACCGATATCACAGAGTCAAGCGATACCTACGAAAACTTTCAATAATCCCAATCCCCTTTCCAATTAATAATCCCACAATAGCAACAAACAAAACACCAACCATAAAAATCCAATCTTATCATGTCAATTCACTCTATAATAACAAAAAACACAATTATAAAAGCCCGAACTAATAATCCCACAACAGCAACAAACAAACCACCACTCGAAACCATAAAAATCCAATCTTTTCAACTCAATTCACTCTACAATTATCAAAACACAATTAAAAAAGCCCGAATCAATAATCCCACAACATCACCAAACAAACCACCACTCAAAATCAATAAAAATCCAATCTTTTCAACTCAATT carries:
- the LOC141690030 gene encoding transcription elongation factor TFIIS, which gives rise to MEAELIELYESAKKAADAAAGVEDSSPEEDRCVDALKQLKKFPVNYQLLVSTQVGKQLRHLTKHPRKKIQALASNLIGVWKNIIVEETTKSKKNGISVSKDSVKEESVHTSGAKKLPRVNSVKVEKVTKSVNAKLEKTTSSSSLVSETISKSETLSTAKKVENFDTVKTEKSYSGNSLKVEKEISKEVTSDARKPRATVKPIATTVSPPKMSSVILCKDPLRDKVRELLSEALLKVSGEVGEELREEADASDPYRVAVSLESAMFEKWGKSNGAQKFKYRSIMFNIKDSQNPDFRRKILLGHVKPDQVLLLTPEEMASDERQRQNKEIKDKALFDCERGGQRQASTDQFKCGRCKKNECTYYQMQTRSADEPMTTYVTCVNCDNRWKFC